A genome region from Serinus canaria isolate serCan28SL12 chromosome 19, serCan2020, whole genome shotgun sequence includes the following:
- the RAP1GAP2 gene encoding rap1 GTPase-activating protein 2 isoform X4, with protein sequence MASGKAAGERRWELVRWYVREGRFRIEERTLTAFQWLHSPQQHRIVSRADLGSPSRIDKTMLASLKIKKQELLNSTDVTVPERPLSPPLTAPPTMKSAEFFEMLEKMQAPKLEEQRSGGQKHKEDYIPYPSIDEILEKGSPYPLIILPQFGGYWIEDPENLGTPTSSDSSICEEEEENLSPSTYGYKLECKGEARAYRKHFLGKDHLNFYCTASSLGNLILSVKCEETDGTEYLRVILRSKVKTLHERIPLAGFSKLPSIPQIAKAFCDDASGLKFNPVLYPKASQMIVSYDEHEVNNTFKFGVIYQKFRQTQEEELFGNNEESTAFKNFLSFLGDTITLQDFKGFRGGLDVSHGQTGVESVYTVFRDREIMFHVSTKLPFTEGDTQQLQRKRHIGNDIVAIIFQEENTPFVPDMIASNFLHAYIVVQVENPEADNTAYKVSVTAREDVPSFGPPLPSPPVFQKSPEFREFLLTKLINAENACCKSDKFAKLEDRTRAALLDNLHDELHGHTQTMLGLGPEEDKLENGGHGGFLESFKRAIRVRSHSMETMVGSQKKHHGSGIPGSLSGGIAHNSGEVTKTTFSPPVPAVAAKNQSRSPIKRRSGLFPRLHTTSESQAESRTRCDSVSGAQKTPDLGHSSQEMKSETSSNPSSPEICPNKDSTSSFSSTAGESETLEEYDSVGSQPSTASPFKQDVFVYSASPGSESPGAGATATPVIMSRSPTADLKNRNSPRSNLKFRFDKLSHGSSSMGH encoded by the exons gaaacaggagctgctgaacAGCACGGATGTGACCGTCCCGGAGCGGCCCCTGTCGCCCCCCCTGACGGCCCCCCCGACCATGAAG tcgGCAGAATTCTTCGAAATGCTGGAGAAAAtgcag GCACCAAAACTGGAAGAACAGAGGTCTGGAGGCCAAAAACACAAG GAAGACTACATCCCATACCCCAGCATCGATGAG atcctggagaagggtAGCCCATACCCGCTGATCATCCTGCCCCAGTTTGGGGGATACTGGATAGAAGACCCAGAAAACCTTGGCACACCCACCTCATCTGACAGCAGCATctgcgaggaggaggaggaaaacctcagccccagcacctaTGGCTACAAGCTGGAGTGCAAGGGGGAGGCCAGAGCCTACCGCAAGCATTTCCTGGGGAAG gaTCATTTAAATTTCTACTGTACAGCCAGCAGCCTTGGAAATCTGATCCTTTCTGTCAAATGCGAGGAGACAGATGGCACAGAATATTTAAGGGTTATACTCAg GTCCAAAGTGAAGACATTGCATGAAAGGATTCCGTTGGCAGGATTCAGCAAACTCCCAAGTATCCCCCAGATTGCAAAG GCCTTCTGTGATGATGCCTCTGGGCTGAAGTTTAACCCGGTTCTCTACCCCAAG gCATCCCAGATGATAGTGTCTTATGATGAGCATGAGGTCAACAACACGTTCAAGTTTGGTGTGATCTATCAGAAGTTCAGGCAG ACCCAAGAGGAGGAGCTGTTTGGCAATAATGAAGAGAGCACTGCCTTCAAGAACTTCTTAAGTTTTCTGGGAGACACCATAACTCTCCAGGACTTCAAAGG TTTTCGAGGAGGCCTGGATGTCAGCCATGGGCAGACGGGAGTGGAGTCTGTGTACACGGTGTTCAGGGACAGGGAGATAATGTTTCATGTCTCTACAAAGCTGCCTTTTACCGAAGGAGACACACAACAA CTCCAGAGGAAGAGGCACATTGGCAACGACATTGTGGCAATTATCTTCCAAGAGGAGAACACACCATTTGTGCCAGACATGATTGCCTCCAACTTCCTGCACGCCTACATCGTGGTGCAGGTGGAGAACCCCGAGGCGGACAATACGGCCTACAAG GTGTCAGTCACAGCCCGGGAAGACGTTCCCTCCTTTGGCCCACCCCTGCCGAGCCCACCGGTGTTCCAGAAG agccccgaGTTCCGGGAGTTCCTGCTGACCAAGCTCATCAATGCTGAGAACGCCTGCTGCAAGTCCGACAAGTTTGCCAAGCTGGAG GACCGGACACGGGCTGCCCTGCTGGACAATCTCCACGACGAGCTGCACGGGCACACCCAGAccatgctggggctggggcccGAGGAGGACAAGCTGGAGAATGGGGGTCATGGAGGCTTCCTGGAGTCTTTCAAG agagCCATCCGGGTGCGCAGCCACTCCATGGAGACCATGGTGGGCAGCCAGAAGAAGCACCATGGCAGTGGCATCCCAGGCAGCCTCAGCGGGGGCATTGCACACAACAGCGGCGAGGTGACCAAGACCACCTTTTCG ccccctgTCCCCGCTGTTGCTGCCAAGAACCAGTCCAGGAGCCCCATCAAGCGCCGCTCAGGGCTGTTCCCTCGCCTGCACACGACGTCAGAGAGCCAGGCGGAGAGCAGGACCAGGTG CGACAGTGTTTCTGGAGCCCAGAAGACACCAGATTTGGGACATTCTTCTCAAGAGATGAAATCTGAAACCTCATCCAACCCCAGCTCCCCTGAAATATGCCCCAACAAAGACAG caccagcagcttcagcagcacGGCGGGGGAGAGCGAGACCCTGGAGGAGTACGACAGCGTG GGGAGCCAGCCCTCCACGGCGTCACCCTTCAAGCAGGACGTGTTTGTGTACAGCGCTTCGCCCGGCAGCGAGAGCCCTGGCGCGGGGGCCACGGCCACGCCTGTCATCATGAGCAGGAGCCCCACAG CAGATCTAAAGAACAGAAATTCTCCAAGGTCCAACCTGAAGTTTCGCTTTGACAAGCTCAGCCATGGCAGCTCCAGCATG GGCCACTAG
- the RAP1GAP2 gene encoding rap1 GTPase-activating protein 2 isoform X3, with amino-acid sequence MASGKAAGERRWELVRWYVREGRFRIEERTLTAFQWLHSPQQHRIVSRADLGSPSRIDKTMLASLKIKKQELLNSTDVTVPERPLSPPLTAPPTMKSAEFFEMLEKMQAPKLEEQRSGGQKHKEDYIPYPSIDEILEKGSPYPLIILPQFGGYWIEDPENLGTPTSSDSSICEEEEENLSPSTYGYKLECKGEARAYRKHFLGKDHLNFYCTASSLGNLILSVKCEETDGTEYLRVILRSKVKTLHERIPLAGFSKLPSIPQIAKAFCDDASGLKFNPVLYPKASQMIVSYDEHEVNNTFKFGVIYQKFRQTQEEELFGNNEESTAFKNFLSFLGDTITLQDFKGFRGGLDVSHGQTGVESVYTVFRDREIMFHVSTKLPFTEGDTQQLQRKRHIGNDIVAIIFQEENTPFVPDMIASNFLHAYIVVQVENPEADNTAYKVSVTAREDVPSFGPPLPSPPVFQKSPEFREFLLTKLINAENACCKSDKFAKLEDRTRAALLDNLHDELHGHTQTMLGLGPEEDKLENGGHGGFLESFKRAIRVRSHSMETMVGSQKKHHGSGIPGSLSGGIAHNSGEVTKTTFSPPVPAVAAKNQSRSPIKRRSGLFPRLHTTSESQAESRTSDSVSGAQKTPDLGHSSQEMKSETSSNPSSPEICPNKDRPFIKLKENGRSNISRSSSSTSSFSSTAGESETLEEYDSVGSQPSTASPFKQDVFVYSASPGSESPGAGATATPVIMSRSPTADLKNRNSPRSNLKFRFDKLSHGSSSMGH; translated from the exons gaaacaggagctgctgaacAGCACGGATGTGACCGTCCCGGAGCGGCCCCTGTCGCCCCCCCTGACGGCCCCCCCGACCATGAAG tcgGCAGAATTCTTCGAAATGCTGGAGAAAAtgcag GCACCAAAACTGGAAGAACAGAGGTCTGGAGGCCAAAAACACAAG GAAGACTACATCCCATACCCCAGCATCGATGAG atcctggagaagggtAGCCCATACCCGCTGATCATCCTGCCCCAGTTTGGGGGATACTGGATAGAAGACCCAGAAAACCTTGGCACACCCACCTCATCTGACAGCAGCATctgcgaggaggaggaggaaaacctcagccccagcacctaTGGCTACAAGCTGGAGTGCAAGGGGGAGGCCAGAGCCTACCGCAAGCATTTCCTGGGGAAG gaTCATTTAAATTTCTACTGTACAGCCAGCAGCCTTGGAAATCTGATCCTTTCTGTCAAATGCGAGGAGACAGATGGCACAGAATATTTAAGGGTTATACTCAg GTCCAAAGTGAAGACATTGCATGAAAGGATTCCGTTGGCAGGATTCAGCAAACTCCCAAGTATCCCCCAGATTGCAAAG GCCTTCTGTGATGATGCCTCTGGGCTGAAGTTTAACCCGGTTCTCTACCCCAAG gCATCCCAGATGATAGTGTCTTATGATGAGCATGAGGTCAACAACACGTTCAAGTTTGGTGTGATCTATCAGAAGTTCAGGCAG ACCCAAGAGGAGGAGCTGTTTGGCAATAATGAAGAGAGCACTGCCTTCAAGAACTTCTTAAGTTTTCTGGGAGACACCATAACTCTCCAGGACTTCAAAGG TTTTCGAGGAGGCCTGGATGTCAGCCATGGGCAGACGGGAGTGGAGTCTGTGTACACGGTGTTCAGGGACAGGGAGATAATGTTTCATGTCTCTACAAAGCTGCCTTTTACCGAAGGAGACACACAACAA CTCCAGAGGAAGAGGCACATTGGCAACGACATTGTGGCAATTATCTTCCAAGAGGAGAACACACCATTTGTGCCAGACATGATTGCCTCCAACTTCCTGCACGCCTACATCGTGGTGCAGGTGGAGAACCCCGAGGCGGACAATACGGCCTACAAG GTGTCAGTCACAGCCCGGGAAGACGTTCCCTCCTTTGGCCCACCCCTGCCGAGCCCACCGGTGTTCCAGAAG agccccgaGTTCCGGGAGTTCCTGCTGACCAAGCTCATCAATGCTGAGAACGCCTGCTGCAAGTCCGACAAGTTTGCCAAGCTGGAG GACCGGACACGGGCTGCCCTGCTGGACAATCTCCACGACGAGCTGCACGGGCACACCCAGAccatgctggggctggggcccGAGGAGGACAAGCTGGAGAATGGGGGTCATGGAGGCTTCCTGGAGTCTTTCAAG agagCCATCCGGGTGCGCAGCCACTCCATGGAGACCATGGTGGGCAGCCAGAAGAAGCACCATGGCAGTGGCATCCCAGGCAGCCTCAGCGGGGGCATTGCACACAACAGCGGCGAGGTGACCAAGACCACCTTTTCG ccccctgTCCCCGCTGTTGCTGCCAAGAACCAGTCCAGGAGCCCCATCAAGCGCCGCTCAGGGCTGTTCCCTCGCCTGCACACGACGTCAGAGAGCCAGGCGGAGAGCAGGACCAG CGACAGTGTTTCTGGAGCCCAGAAGACACCAGATTTGGGACATTCTTCTCAAGAGATGAAATCTGAAACCTCATCCAACCCCAGCTCCCCTGAAATATGCCCCAACAAAGACAG GCCTTTTATCAAGCTGAAAGAGAACGGGCGGTCGAACATCTCCCgttcctcctccagcaccagcagcttcagcagcacGGCGGGGGAGAGCGAGACCCTGGAGGAGTACGACAGCGTG GGGAGCCAGCCCTCCACGGCGTCACCCTTCAAGCAGGACGTGTTTGTGTACAGCGCTTCGCCCGGCAGCGAGAGCCCTGGCGCGGGGGCCACGGCCACGCCTGTCATCATGAGCAGGAGCCCCACAG CAGATCTAAAGAACAGAAATTCTCCAAGGTCCAACCTGAAGTTTCGCTTTGACAAGCTCAGCCATGGCAGCTCCAGCATG GGCCACTAG
- the RAP1GAP2 gene encoding rap1 GTPase-activating protein 2 isoform X9: MQAGNDAGKSAEFFEMLEKMQAPKLEEQRSGGQKHKEDYIPYPSIDEILEKGSPYPLIILPQFGGYWIEDPENLGTPTSSDSSICEEEEENLSPSTYGYKLECKGEARAYRKHFLGKDHLNFYCTASSLGNLILSVKCEETDGTEYLRVILRSKVKTLHERIPLAGFSKLPSIPQIAKAFCDDASGLKFNPVLYPKASQMIVSYDEHEVNNTFKFGVIYQKFRQTQEEELFGNNEESTAFKNFLSFLGDTITLQDFKGFRGGLDVSHGQTGVESVYTVFRDREIMFHVSTKLPFTEGDTQQLQRKRHIGNDIVAIIFQEENTPFVPDMIASNFLHAYIVVQVENPEADNTAYKVSVTAREDVPSFGPPLPSPPVFQKSPEFREFLLTKLINAENACCKSDKFAKLEDRTRAALLDNLHDELHGHTQTMLGLGPEEDKLENGGHGGFLESFKRAIRVRSHSMETMVGSQKKHHGSGIPGSLSGGIAHNSGEVTKTTFSPPVPAVAAKNQSRSPIKRRSGLFPRLHTTSESQAESRTRCDSVSGAQKTPDLGHSSQEMKSETSSNPSSPEICPNKDRPFIKLKENGRSNISRSSSSTSSFSSTAGESETLEEYDSVGSQPSTASPFKQDVFVYSASPGSESPGAGATATPVIMSRSPTADLKNRNSPRSNLKFRFDKLSHGSSSMGH, translated from the exons ATGCAGGCGGGGAACGATGCCGGGAAG tcgGCAGAATTCTTCGAAATGCTGGAGAAAAtgcag GCACCAAAACTGGAAGAACAGAGGTCTGGAGGCCAAAAACACAAG GAAGACTACATCCCATACCCCAGCATCGATGAG atcctggagaagggtAGCCCATACCCGCTGATCATCCTGCCCCAGTTTGGGGGATACTGGATAGAAGACCCAGAAAACCTTGGCACACCCACCTCATCTGACAGCAGCATctgcgaggaggaggaggaaaacctcagccccagcacctaTGGCTACAAGCTGGAGTGCAAGGGGGAGGCCAGAGCCTACCGCAAGCATTTCCTGGGGAAG gaTCATTTAAATTTCTACTGTACAGCCAGCAGCCTTGGAAATCTGATCCTTTCTGTCAAATGCGAGGAGACAGATGGCACAGAATATTTAAGGGTTATACTCAg GTCCAAAGTGAAGACATTGCATGAAAGGATTCCGTTGGCAGGATTCAGCAAACTCCCAAGTATCCCCCAGATTGCAAAG GCCTTCTGTGATGATGCCTCTGGGCTGAAGTTTAACCCGGTTCTCTACCCCAAG gCATCCCAGATGATAGTGTCTTATGATGAGCATGAGGTCAACAACACGTTCAAGTTTGGTGTGATCTATCAGAAGTTCAGGCAG ACCCAAGAGGAGGAGCTGTTTGGCAATAATGAAGAGAGCACTGCCTTCAAGAACTTCTTAAGTTTTCTGGGAGACACCATAACTCTCCAGGACTTCAAAGG TTTTCGAGGAGGCCTGGATGTCAGCCATGGGCAGACGGGAGTGGAGTCTGTGTACACGGTGTTCAGGGACAGGGAGATAATGTTTCATGTCTCTACAAAGCTGCCTTTTACCGAAGGAGACACACAACAA CTCCAGAGGAAGAGGCACATTGGCAACGACATTGTGGCAATTATCTTCCAAGAGGAGAACACACCATTTGTGCCAGACATGATTGCCTCCAACTTCCTGCACGCCTACATCGTGGTGCAGGTGGAGAACCCCGAGGCGGACAATACGGCCTACAAG GTGTCAGTCACAGCCCGGGAAGACGTTCCCTCCTTTGGCCCACCCCTGCCGAGCCCACCGGTGTTCCAGAAG agccccgaGTTCCGGGAGTTCCTGCTGACCAAGCTCATCAATGCTGAGAACGCCTGCTGCAAGTCCGACAAGTTTGCCAAGCTGGAG GACCGGACACGGGCTGCCCTGCTGGACAATCTCCACGACGAGCTGCACGGGCACACCCAGAccatgctggggctggggcccGAGGAGGACAAGCTGGAGAATGGGGGTCATGGAGGCTTCCTGGAGTCTTTCAAG agagCCATCCGGGTGCGCAGCCACTCCATGGAGACCATGGTGGGCAGCCAGAAGAAGCACCATGGCAGTGGCATCCCAGGCAGCCTCAGCGGGGGCATTGCACACAACAGCGGCGAGGTGACCAAGACCACCTTTTCG ccccctgTCCCCGCTGTTGCTGCCAAGAACCAGTCCAGGAGCCCCATCAAGCGCCGCTCAGGGCTGTTCCCTCGCCTGCACACGACGTCAGAGAGCCAGGCGGAGAGCAGGACCAGGTG CGACAGTGTTTCTGGAGCCCAGAAGACACCAGATTTGGGACATTCTTCTCAAGAGATGAAATCTGAAACCTCATCCAACCCCAGCTCCCCTGAAATATGCCCCAACAAAGACAG GCCTTTTATCAAGCTGAAAGAGAACGGGCGGTCGAACATCTCCCgttcctcctccagcaccagcagcttcagcagcacGGCGGGGGAGAGCGAGACCCTGGAGGAGTACGACAGCGTG GGGAGCCAGCCCTCCACGGCGTCACCCTTCAAGCAGGACGTGTTTGTGTACAGCGCTTCGCCCGGCAGCGAGAGCCCTGGCGCGGGGGCCACGGCCACGCCTGTCATCATGAGCAGGAGCCCCACAG CAGATCTAAAGAACAGAAATTCTCCAAGGTCCAACCTGAAGTTTCGCTTTGACAAGCTCAGCCATGGCAGCTCCAGCATG GGCCACTAG
- the RAP1GAP2 gene encoding rap1 GTPase-activating protein 2 isoform X1 has product MASGKAAGERRWELVRWYVREGRFRIEERTLTAFQWLHSPQQHRIVSRADLGSPSRIDKTMLASLKIKKQELLNSTDVTVPERPLSPPLTAPPTMKSAEFFEMLEKMQAPKLEEQRSGGQKHKEDYIPYPSIDEILEKGSPYPLIILPQFGGYWIEDPENLGTPTSSDSSICEEEEENLSPSTYGYKLECKGEARAYRKHFLGKDHLNFYCTASSLGNLILSVKCEETDGTEYLRVILRSKVKTLHERIPLAGFSKLPSIPQIAKAFCDDASGLKFNPVLYPKASQMIVSYDEHEVNNTFKFGVIYQKFRQTQEEELFGNNEESTAFKNFLSFLGDTITLQDFKGFRGGLDVSHGQTGVESVYTVFRDREIMFHVSTKLPFTEGDTQQLQRKRHIGNDIVAIIFQEENTPFVPDMIASNFLHAYIVVQVENPEADNTAYKVSVTAREDVPSFGPPLPSPPVFQKSPEFREFLLTKLINAENACCKSDKFAKLEDRTRAALLDNLHDELHGHTQTMLGLGPEEDKLENGGHGGFLESFKRAIRVRSHSMETMVGSQKKHHGSGIPGSLSGGIAHNSGEVTKTTFSPPVPAVAAKNQSRSPIKRRSGLFPRLHTTSESQAESRTRCDSVSGAQKTPDLGHSSQEMKSETSSNPSSPEICPNKDRPFIKLKENGRSNISRSSSSTSSFSSTAGESETLEEYDSVGSQPSTASPFKQDVFVYSASPGSESPGAGATATPVIMSRSPTADLKNRNSPRSNLKFRFDKLSHGSSSMGH; this is encoded by the exons gaaacaggagctgctgaacAGCACGGATGTGACCGTCCCGGAGCGGCCCCTGTCGCCCCCCCTGACGGCCCCCCCGACCATGAAG tcgGCAGAATTCTTCGAAATGCTGGAGAAAAtgcag GCACCAAAACTGGAAGAACAGAGGTCTGGAGGCCAAAAACACAAG GAAGACTACATCCCATACCCCAGCATCGATGAG atcctggagaagggtAGCCCATACCCGCTGATCATCCTGCCCCAGTTTGGGGGATACTGGATAGAAGACCCAGAAAACCTTGGCACACCCACCTCATCTGACAGCAGCATctgcgaggaggaggaggaaaacctcagccccagcacctaTGGCTACAAGCTGGAGTGCAAGGGGGAGGCCAGAGCCTACCGCAAGCATTTCCTGGGGAAG gaTCATTTAAATTTCTACTGTACAGCCAGCAGCCTTGGAAATCTGATCCTTTCTGTCAAATGCGAGGAGACAGATGGCACAGAATATTTAAGGGTTATACTCAg GTCCAAAGTGAAGACATTGCATGAAAGGATTCCGTTGGCAGGATTCAGCAAACTCCCAAGTATCCCCCAGATTGCAAAG GCCTTCTGTGATGATGCCTCTGGGCTGAAGTTTAACCCGGTTCTCTACCCCAAG gCATCCCAGATGATAGTGTCTTATGATGAGCATGAGGTCAACAACACGTTCAAGTTTGGTGTGATCTATCAGAAGTTCAGGCAG ACCCAAGAGGAGGAGCTGTTTGGCAATAATGAAGAGAGCACTGCCTTCAAGAACTTCTTAAGTTTTCTGGGAGACACCATAACTCTCCAGGACTTCAAAGG TTTTCGAGGAGGCCTGGATGTCAGCCATGGGCAGACGGGAGTGGAGTCTGTGTACACGGTGTTCAGGGACAGGGAGATAATGTTTCATGTCTCTACAAAGCTGCCTTTTACCGAAGGAGACACACAACAA CTCCAGAGGAAGAGGCACATTGGCAACGACATTGTGGCAATTATCTTCCAAGAGGAGAACACACCATTTGTGCCAGACATGATTGCCTCCAACTTCCTGCACGCCTACATCGTGGTGCAGGTGGAGAACCCCGAGGCGGACAATACGGCCTACAAG GTGTCAGTCACAGCCCGGGAAGACGTTCCCTCCTTTGGCCCACCCCTGCCGAGCCCACCGGTGTTCCAGAAG agccccgaGTTCCGGGAGTTCCTGCTGACCAAGCTCATCAATGCTGAGAACGCCTGCTGCAAGTCCGACAAGTTTGCCAAGCTGGAG GACCGGACACGGGCTGCCCTGCTGGACAATCTCCACGACGAGCTGCACGGGCACACCCAGAccatgctggggctggggcccGAGGAGGACAAGCTGGAGAATGGGGGTCATGGAGGCTTCCTGGAGTCTTTCAAG agagCCATCCGGGTGCGCAGCCACTCCATGGAGACCATGGTGGGCAGCCAGAAGAAGCACCATGGCAGTGGCATCCCAGGCAGCCTCAGCGGGGGCATTGCACACAACAGCGGCGAGGTGACCAAGACCACCTTTTCG ccccctgTCCCCGCTGTTGCTGCCAAGAACCAGTCCAGGAGCCCCATCAAGCGCCGCTCAGGGCTGTTCCCTCGCCTGCACACGACGTCAGAGAGCCAGGCGGAGAGCAGGACCAGGTG CGACAGTGTTTCTGGAGCCCAGAAGACACCAGATTTGGGACATTCTTCTCAAGAGATGAAATCTGAAACCTCATCCAACCCCAGCTCCCCTGAAATATGCCCCAACAAAGACAG GCCTTTTATCAAGCTGAAAGAGAACGGGCGGTCGAACATCTCCCgttcctcctccagcaccagcagcttcagcagcacGGCGGGGGAGAGCGAGACCCTGGAGGAGTACGACAGCGTG GGGAGCCAGCCCTCCACGGCGTCACCCTTCAAGCAGGACGTGTTTGTGTACAGCGCTTCGCCCGGCAGCGAGAGCCCTGGCGCGGGGGCCACGGCCACGCCTGTCATCATGAGCAGGAGCCCCACAG CAGATCTAAAGAACAGAAATTCTCCAAGGTCCAACCTGAAGTTTCGCTTTGACAAGCTCAGCCATGGCAGCTCCAGCATG GGCCACTAG
- the RAP1GAP2 gene encoding rap1 GTPase-activating protein 2 isoform X11 — protein sequence MKAPKLEEQRSGGQKHKEDYIPYPSIDEILEKGSPYPLIILPQFGGYWIEDPENLGTPTSSDSSICEEEEENLSPSTYGYKLECKGEARAYRKHFLGKDHLNFYCTASSLGNLILSVKCEETDGTEYLRVILRSKVKTLHERIPLAGFSKLPSIPQIAKAFCDDASGLKFNPVLYPKASQMIVSYDEHEVNNTFKFGVIYQKFRQTQEEELFGNNEESTAFKNFLSFLGDTITLQDFKGFRGGLDVSHGQTGVESVYTVFRDREIMFHVSTKLPFTEGDTQQLQRKRHIGNDIVAIIFQEENTPFVPDMIASNFLHAYIVVQVENPEADNTAYKVSVTAREDVPSFGPPLPSPPVFQKSPEFREFLLTKLINAENACCKSDKFAKLEDRTRAALLDNLHDELHGHTQTMLGLGPEEDKLENGGHGGFLESFKRAIRVRSHSMETMVGSQKKHHGSGIPGSLSGGIAHNSGEVTKTTFSPPVPAVAAKNQSRSPIKRRSGLFPRLHTTSESQAESRTRCDSVSGAQKTPDLGHSSQEMKSETSSNPSSPEICPNKDRPFIKLKENGRSNISRSSSSTSSFSSTAGESETLEEYDSVGSQPSTASPFKQDVFVYSASPGSESPGAGATATPVIMSRSPTADLKNRNSPRSNLKFRFDKLSHGSSSMGH from the exons ATGAAG GCACCAAAACTGGAAGAACAGAGGTCTGGAGGCCAAAAACACAAG GAAGACTACATCCCATACCCCAGCATCGATGAG atcctggagaagggtAGCCCATACCCGCTGATCATCCTGCCCCAGTTTGGGGGATACTGGATAGAAGACCCAGAAAACCTTGGCACACCCACCTCATCTGACAGCAGCATctgcgaggaggaggaggaaaacctcagccccagcacctaTGGCTACAAGCTGGAGTGCAAGGGGGAGGCCAGAGCCTACCGCAAGCATTTCCTGGGGAAG gaTCATTTAAATTTCTACTGTACAGCCAGCAGCCTTGGAAATCTGATCCTTTCTGTCAAATGCGAGGAGACAGATGGCACAGAATATTTAAGGGTTATACTCAg GTCCAAAGTGAAGACATTGCATGAAAGGATTCCGTTGGCAGGATTCAGCAAACTCCCAAGTATCCCCCAGATTGCAAAG GCCTTCTGTGATGATGCCTCTGGGCTGAAGTTTAACCCGGTTCTCTACCCCAAG gCATCCCAGATGATAGTGTCTTATGATGAGCATGAGGTCAACAACACGTTCAAGTTTGGTGTGATCTATCAGAAGTTCAGGCAG ACCCAAGAGGAGGAGCTGTTTGGCAATAATGAAGAGAGCACTGCCTTCAAGAACTTCTTAAGTTTTCTGGGAGACACCATAACTCTCCAGGACTTCAAAGG TTTTCGAGGAGGCCTGGATGTCAGCCATGGGCAGACGGGAGTGGAGTCTGTGTACACGGTGTTCAGGGACAGGGAGATAATGTTTCATGTCTCTACAAAGCTGCCTTTTACCGAAGGAGACACACAACAA CTCCAGAGGAAGAGGCACATTGGCAACGACATTGTGGCAATTATCTTCCAAGAGGAGAACACACCATTTGTGCCAGACATGATTGCCTCCAACTTCCTGCACGCCTACATCGTGGTGCAGGTGGAGAACCCCGAGGCGGACAATACGGCCTACAAG GTGTCAGTCACAGCCCGGGAAGACGTTCCCTCCTTTGGCCCACCCCTGCCGAGCCCACCGGTGTTCCAGAAG agccccgaGTTCCGGGAGTTCCTGCTGACCAAGCTCATCAATGCTGAGAACGCCTGCTGCAAGTCCGACAAGTTTGCCAAGCTGGAG GACCGGACACGGGCTGCCCTGCTGGACAATCTCCACGACGAGCTGCACGGGCACACCCAGAccatgctggggctggggcccGAGGAGGACAAGCTGGAGAATGGGGGTCATGGAGGCTTCCTGGAGTCTTTCAAG agagCCATCCGGGTGCGCAGCCACTCCATGGAGACCATGGTGGGCAGCCAGAAGAAGCACCATGGCAGTGGCATCCCAGGCAGCCTCAGCGGGGGCATTGCACACAACAGCGGCGAGGTGACCAAGACCACCTTTTCG ccccctgTCCCCGCTGTTGCTGCCAAGAACCAGTCCAGGAGCCCCATCAAGCGCCGCTCAGGGCTGTTCCCTCGCCTGCACACGACGTCAGAGAGCCAGGCGGAGAGCAGGACCAGGTG CGACAGTGTTTCTGGAGCCCAGAAGACACCAGATTTGGGACATTCTTCTCAAGAGATGAAATCTGAAACCTCATCCAACCCCAGCTCCCCTGAAATATGCCCCAACAAAGACAG GCCTTTTATCAAGCTGAAAGAGAACGGGCGGTCGAACATCTCCCgttcctcctccagcaccagcagcttcagcagcacGGCGGGGGAGAGCGAGACCCTGGAGGAGTACGACAGCGTG GGGAGCCAGCCCTCCACGGCGTCACCCTTCAAGCAGGACGTGTTTGTGTACAGCGCTTCGCCCGGCAGCGAGAGCCCTGGCGCGGGGGCCACGGCCACGCCTGTCATCATGAGCAGGAGCCCCACAG CAGATCTAAAGAACAGAAATTCTCCAAGGTCCAACCTGAAGTTTCGCTTTGACAAGCTCAGCCATGGCAGCTCCAGCATG GGCCACTAG